In Rhodoferax koreense, a genomic segment contains:
- the pssA gene encoding CDP-diacylglycerol--serine O-phosphatidyltransferase, which produces MHDGNDADDAHDSEVVVRKRRKGIYILPNLFTLAALFGGFYAVVMAVNGRFDLAAAGVFCAMVLDSLDGRIARMTNTQSAFGEQMDSLSDMVSFGAAPALIAYVWSLKELGRWGWIAAFVYCACAALRLARFNVNTAVVDKRYFQGLPSPAAAALVAGFIWLMNEYEVSGSQVKWEMFALALYAGLTMVTNVPFYSFKDIQMKKSVPFVVIVLIALGIAVINIHPPTVMFSIFVIYGLSGYAVYAWRKTKGQQTSVISTSTDEPDERGLHK; this is translated from the coding sequence ATGCATGACGGTAACGACGCAGACGATGCGCATGACAGCGAAGTCGTGGTGCGCAAGCGGCGCAAGGGCATCTACATCCTGCCCAACCTGTTCACCCTGGCGGCGCTGTTCGGCGGCTTCTACGCGGTGGTGATGGCGGTGAATGGCCGCTTCGACCTGGCCGCCGCGGGTGTATTCTGTGCCATGGTGCTCGACAGCCTGGATGGCCGCATCGCGCGCATGACCAACACCCAGAGCGCGTTCGGCGAACAGATGGATTCGCTGTCCGACATGGTGTCCTTCGGCGCCGCGCCGGCGCTGATTGCCTACGTCTGGTCGCTCAAGGAACTGGGCCGCTGGGGCTGGATCGCGGCCTTCGTCTATTGCGCCTGCGCGGCGTTGCGGCTGGCGCGTTTCAACGTCAATACGGCGGTGGTCGACAAACGCTATTTCCAGGGCTTGCCGTCGCCGGCGGCCGCCGCGCTCGTGGCCGGCTTCATCTGGCTCATGAACGAGTACGAGGTCAGCGGCAGCCAGGTCAAATGGGAAATGTTCGCCCTGGCGCTGTATGCGGGCCTGACCATGGTCACCAACGTGCCGTTCTACAGTTTCAAGGACATCCAGATGAAGAAGAGCGTGCCCTTCGTCGTGATCGTGCTGATCGCGCTCGGCATCGCCGTGATCAACATTCATCCGCCCACCGTGATGTTCAGCATCTTCGTGATCTACGGCTTGAGCGGTTATGCCGTGTACGCCTGGCGCAAGACCAAGGGCCAGCAGACGAGCGTGATCAGCACCTCGACCGACGAGCCCGACGAACGCGGCCTGCACAAATGA
- a CDS encoding 2-isopropylmalate synthase encodes MLKQPITKYRAFAPIRLADRTWPDAVLDRAPIWLSTDLRDGNQALIEPMDMARKLKMFEMLVKIGFKEIEVGFPSASQVEFDFVRKLIEDDMIPDDVTIQVLTQAREPLIRRTFESLAGAPRAIVHLYNAVAPIMRRVVLGMDEDGIVALATANAQLFKDIAAEHPKTKWTFQYSPEMFSGTELAFSKRVVDAVTAVWQPTPEHKCIINLPSTVEHSTPNIFADMMEWMHRNLARREAIVLSVHPHNDRGTGTAAGEFALMAGADRIEGCLFGNGERTGNLDLVNVALNLYTQGISPGLDFSEIDEIRRTVEFCNQLPVHPRHPYAGDLVYTSFSGSHQDAIKKAFSARKADDIWDIPYLPVDPKDLGRSYEAVIRVNSQSGKGGISYLLESEYGLELPRRLQIEFSQVVQGVMDEDGKELTAKDLWALFEREYGLTRIAVPQVPAGEQGVGPIDAFVNHWNASSATQVRVLDYHEHALSGGANAQAVAYLELRIDEQHTVFGVGIDANIVSASLKAIVSGLQRAEAHAGKRDNAPSAEPAESGEPARI; translated from the coding sequence ATGTTGAAGCAGCCAATCACCAAATACCGCGCCTTCGCGCCGATCCGCCTCGCCGACCGCACCTGGCCCGACGCCGTGCTCGACCGGGCACCGATCTGGCTGAGCACCGACCTGCGCGACGGCAACCAGGCGCTGATCGAGCCGATGGACATGGCGCGCAAGCTCAAGATGTTCGAGATGCTGGTGAAGATCGGTTTCAAGGAAATCGAGGTCGGCTTTCCCTCGGCATCACAGGTCGAATTCGACTTCGTGCGCAAGCTCATCGAGGACGACATGATTCCCGACGACGTGACGATCCAGGTGCTGACGCAGGCCCGCGAGCCCTTGATCCGCCGCACCTTCGAATCGCTGGCCGGCGCGCCGCGCGCCATCGTCCACCTCTACAACGCGGTGGCGCCGATCATGCGCCGCGTGGTGCTCGGCATGGACGAGGACGGCATCGTCGCCCTTGCCACCGCCAACGCACAGCTGTTCAAGGACATCGCCGCCGAACACCCAAAGACGAAGTGGACATTCCAGTATTCGCCCGAGATGTTCTCCGGTACCGAGCTCGCTTTTTCCAAACGTGTCGTCGACGCGGTCACGGCGGTCTGGCAACCCACGCCCGAGCACAAGTGCATCATCAACCTGCCCTCGACGGTGGAGCATTCAACGCCGAACATCTTCGCCGACATGATGGAATGGATGCACCGCAACCTCGCGCGCCGTGAGGCGATCGTGTTGTCCGTGCACCCGCACAACGACCGCGGCACGGGCACGGCCGCGGGTGAGTTCGCCTTGATGGCCGGTGCCGACCGCATCGAAGGCTGCCTGTTCGGCAACGGCGAGCGCACCGGCAACCTCGACCTGGTCAACGTGGCGCTGAACCTCTACACGCAGGGCATTTCGCCCGGCCTCGACTTCTCGGAAATCGACGAGATCCGCCGCACGGTGGAGTTCTGCAACCAGTTGCCAGTGCATCCGCGCCATCCTTATGCGGGCGACCTGGTCTACACCTCGTTTTCGGGTTCCCACCAGGACGCGATCAAGAAGGCCTTCAGCGCGCGCAAGGCCGACGACATCTGGGACATTCCGTACCTGCCTGTCGATCCCAAGGATCTCGGCCGCAGCTACGAGGCGGTGATCCGCGTCAACAGCCAGTCCGGCAAGGGCGGGATCTCGTACCTGCTCGAGAGCGAATACGGCCTGGAATTGCCGCGCCGCCTGCAGATCGAATTCAGCCAGGTGGTGCAGGGCGTGATGGACGAGGACGGCAAGGAGCTCACGGCGAAGGACCTGTGGGCTTTGTTCGAACGCGAATACGGCCTGACCCGCATCGCCGTGCCGCAGGTGCCGGCAGGCGAGCAGGGCGTGGGCCCGATCGATGCCTTCGTCAACCACTGGAACGCAAGCTCCGCCACCCAGGTCCGGGTGCTGGACTACCACGAACACGCGCTGAGCGGCGGTGCCAATGCCCAGGCCGTGGCCTACCTGGAATTGCGCATCGACGAGCAGCACACGGTGTTCGGCGTGGGCATCGACGCGAACATCGTCTCCGCCTCGCTCAAGGCCATCGTCAGCGGCCTGCAGCGTGCCGAAGCCCATGCCGGCAAGCGCGACAATGCGCCATCGGCCGAACCTGCTGAATCTGGCGAACCGGCCCGTATCTGA